In the Candidatus Thermoplasmatota archaeon genome, one interval contains:
- a CDS encoding proteasome accessory factor PafA2 family protein codes for MEPMVQGTEHEYTLFSHRMNPLGIDPHRLALEYIRSSDLSAGGEFLKNGSRAYFDVGHLEISTCETTNARDCLLWEKAGERIVDLARLKLENDHNVKISAYKNNTDPDGVSYGSHENYCISRELAFPDAFVKKLVPFLVSRIIYTGAGDVIEGRYVLSPCAYLTSQVVSGGNLYNTGILHTRDEPHGDPSRFRRLHVIIGDALMGEVPIWVRHTATALVLRAMEQDRIRNPPELKNPLEDMWRMVEMVDPLKWKLEPKEGKKTTPMEIQRYYLSEVEDLVTTKDEKEAFATWEWILTKMEKGDVKALSRKIEWMSRLMEVERMIDLKGRAENVELAAVKQYSEVSEHRSLYGRLLQEGRIDRVLTDQEIKRAIREPPSDTRALARVKILEDYEIASADWAEIRVLTEEGGAETIELPDPYSTKVPI; via the coding sequence ATGGAGCCGATGGTCCAGGGGACGGAGCACGAGTACACGCTCTTTAGCCACCGCATGAACCCCCTGGGCATCGACCCGCATCGCCTTGCGCTCGAGTACATCCGAAGCTCGGATCTCTCGGCCGGCGGCGAATTCCTGAAGAACGGAAGCCGCGCGTACTTCGACGTGGGGCACCTGGAGATCAGCACGTGCGAGACGACAAACGCCCGCGACTGCCTCCTGTGGGAGAAGGCGGGCGAGAGGATCGTCGATCTCGCACGTCTCAAGCTCGAGAACGACCACAACGTGAAGATCAGCGCCTACAAGAACAACACCGACCCGGACGGCGTCTCGTACGGCAGCCACGAGAACTACTGCATCTCGCGCGAGCTTGCCTTCCCGGACGCTTTCGTGAAGAAGCTCGTGCCCTTCCTCGTCTCGCGCATCATCTACACGGGCGCAGGAGACGTGATTGAGGGCCGCTACGTGCTCTCGCCGTGCGCCTACCTCACAAGCCAGGTCGTCTCCGGCGGGAACCTGTACAACACGGGGATCCTGCACACGCGCGACGAGCCGCACGGCGACCCCTCGCGGTTCCGTCGGCTGCACGTGATCATCGGCGACGCGCTCATGGGCGAGGTTCCCATCTGGGTTCGCCACACGGCGACGGCGCTCGTGCTGCGCGCGATGGAGCAGGACCGCATCCGGAACCCGCCCGAGCTCAAGAACCCGCTCGAGGACATGTGGCGCATGGTGGAGATGGTCGATCCGCTCAAGTGGAAGCTCGAGCCCAAGGAGGGCAAGAAGACCACACCCATGGAGATCCAGCGGTACTACCTCTCCGAGGTGGAGGACCTCGTCACGACGAAGGACGAGAAGGAGGCCTTCGCGACGTGGGAGTGGATCCTCACGAAGATGGAGAAGGGCGACGTCAAGGCGCTCTCGCGCAAGATCGAGTGGATGAGCCGCCTCATGGAGGTCGAGCGAATGATCGATCTCAAGGGCCGCGCGGAGAACGTCGAGCTTGCCGCCGTCAAGCAGTACAGCGAGGTCTCCGAGCACCGCTCGTTGTACGGGCGCCTCCTGCAGGAGGGCCGGATCGACCGCGTGCTCACCGACCAGGAGATCAAGCGCGCCATCCGCGAACCGCCGTCCGACACGCGGGCGCTCGCCCGGGTGAAGATCCTCGAGGACTACGAGATCGCAAGCGCCGACTGGGCCGAGATCCGCGTGCTCACGGAAGAGGGCGGCGCCGAGACGATCGAGCTTCCCGATCCCTATTCGACGAAGGTGCCGATCTGA
- a CDS encoding helix-turn-helix domain-containing protein produces MKLLDFLAEHPEFDYNVMELSRHAAVARPTVYKVLARLTKQGIVEETRRIGNSTFFRLNLAHPSVARMLAMREEMGAPAPGRPRRAKPATRGRAQGRT; encoded by the coding sequence GTGAAGCTCCTCGACTTCCTGGCCGAGCACCCCGAGTTCGACTACAACGTGATGGAGCTCTCGCGCCACGCCGCAGTCGCGCGGCCCACCGTGTACAAGGTGCTTGCCCGACTCACCAAGCAGGGCATCGTCGAGGAGACGCGGCGCATCGGCAACAGCACGTTCTTCCGGCTCAACCTCGCGCACCCCTCCGTCGCACGCATGCTTGCCATGCGCGAGGAGATGGGCGCGCCGGCGCCCGGACGGCCGCGACGCGCCAAGCCGGCGACGCGCGGCCGCGCGCAGGGGAGGACGTAG